In Pseudoalteromonas tetraodonis, the genomic window TCTTGTGACGCTATCCGTTAAGTTAATCGTAATTGAAGACTATTTTCGCTGATCTTGGCTTTATAAACAATCAATGGTTGGTTATTAACGGATCTTTTTTAAGTTTGGTGTTTTCAGCGATTATTAACAATAACGCTATAAATTGCCCACTAACTTAACACCAAGCTTGAGTAATGGTTCTGTAAATCATATTATTGTTCGATTACATGGAGGATTTGATGTTGGGTAATGAAAACCAGTAAGCTAAGTATTCGATTATTATGGTATATAACTCCACTGGTTATACTGCCGTTGTTATTTTTAGGTGGGTTTACGCTCACTAATGTAACTAACTCTACGCAAAAACAAGCCGACCTGATCATGAGTCGCTTTGTAGAGCAGCAACAACAAAAAGTATTCAACTATATAGACTCTTTTCATGCAACGGCGAAGTTACTCTCTGCCTCACCCGTACTGAGTGACTTTTTAGCTAAAGATTTATTTGAAGACGCCAGCTATACCTATCGCCTTGGCGCGTTAATGGATGTATTTGCCAGTTACAGTGAAGCCTACCCTGATATTATTAGTATTAATTTAGTCTCAAAAACCGGTGAAAGTGATGCCTATTACTCCAGTAATTTAACTGTCGCGCCAAAGTCTTATCCGTTTTTTGACCAAGTCATACAAAGCAATTTAAGCCAGCAGCAGTTTATGGTGCAAAAAGAAGACGGCACCACCAACTTATATTTTGTGCAACGCATATACAGCGTTGACTACTATTTAAAACGCCCACAACAACTTGGTTTTATTGTCCTTAAGGTCGACCCTTCAATTTTAAACACCAGTATTTTAGAAGCCCCTTATAACAACACCTTAAATTTACTGCTCGCCAATGATGGTAAAATTTTATTTAGCTCTGATTACAAAATGCGTGGCCACTATGTTAGTGAGTATGAACTTAATAAAATTAATGACCTAGCTGATATTGGCAGCTTATCAACCATTGAGCTTTCGAGCGTTGATAAAATAGAACGATTGATTTTTGCAGCCCAAATGAGTGGCGGCTACTATTATGTGTCGACCATTCCTAAAGCGGTACTGTATCAATCAGGTAAAGCAATTAGTGTTATCACTGGGCTAATTGTAATTATTTCTGTGATCACCCTACCGATCTTAATTTTTATTGTGGTGCGCAATTTACTGCTTAACCCAATTGAATTACTAGGTGAAGCAAGTCATCGCGTTGGTGATGGCGATCTTTCAGTCACGCTTCCCGCTTATACTACCGATGAGGTAGGCATACTGTTTAACGATTTTAATCACATGATTAACCAAATTAAGCACTACCAAGAGCAGCTAGAAGAATATAAGCATCATTTAGAAGATAAAGTAGAGAGTCGTACTAAGGCACTTGAATCAATGAATAGTAAGCTTGAAACAGCCATCGCTCAAGCAGAGCAAGCAAACCAGCTTAAGAGTCGTTTTTTAGCCAATATGAGCCATGAAATTCGCACTCCGCTCACTGCTATTATGGGTTTTACCGAGCAACTACTGCATAGCGATAAGAAAACAAACGATAAACATCATTTAGGCACTATTCTTCGTAATTCAAAACATTTATTAGAGCTTATTAATAACATCCTCGATTTATCAAAAATTGAAGCCGAAAAACTCGCTGTTGAGCAAACACCATTAAATGTTGTGCAGCTTATTCATGATGTTGAATCAATCATTAAACCTTTAGCACAAGAGAAACAGCTTTCATTTACAATTAATTATTCGCTACCATTACCACATACCATAAATAGTGACGTTACTCGTTTAAAACAAATACTGATTAATATTGCCAGTAACGCAGTTAAATTTACTGAGCAAGGCCAAGTAACAATTACGGCAAAGTTTCAAGCACCAAAAATTCTTACATTTATAGTTGAAGATACCGGTATAGGCATGTCGGCAAACCAAATAAGTCGATTATTTACGCCATTTGAACAAGCTGATGCCACAACCACACGCCGATTTGGAGGTACAGGATTAGGGCTATGTATTTCAAAAAATTTGGCTCAGCTGCTCGGTGGCGATGTCAGCGTAACCAGTGAAGTGGGTGTGGGTAGTTGTTTTACTATCGATATAGATTGTCATTTAGGTAATGGGCTTAGTAGTAACCTGCTTTTGACTGAACACTCTCAGCTATCACCCGAAAAAGACCCGCAACTTTCTTTTGCAACCAATAACTTTGATGCGCATATTTTAGTGGCAGAAGATAACCCCGATAATCAGTTGCTGATAAAATTACTCCTTCAAACATGGGGGTTAGAGCCTGATATAGCCAATAATGGCGCACAAGCAGTAGAAATGGCACTAGTGAACGACTACCAGCTTATAATCATGGATATGCAAATGCCGGTTATGGGCGGCTTAGAAGCAACTAAAATGCTCAGAGATGCCGCCTACGATGGCCCAATTATCGCCCTAACCGCAAATGTCATGAACCATGATATAGATACTTACCTTGAAGCAGGCTGTAACAAAGCGCTTGGTAAACCCATTGATAAAGACGCACTAGAAAATGTATTAGTCAGCTATTTACACCTTGAACGCGATAATCAAAATAAGTGGGATAGCTTATTAAAAAGTGAGAAATTTCAGCAAATAAATGCTAATTATTTGGCAAGTTTACCTGATTACTTAAAGCAGATAAAAACCCTTTATAACAACCAAGATTGCGAAACACTACGCGCACTTGCCCACAGCATTAAGGGCAGTGCCGGTTGTTTTAACTTTGATGATATTTACCATAGC contains:
- a CDS encoding ATP-binding protein, coding for MKTSKLSIRLLWYITPLVILPLLFLGGFTLTNVTNSTQKQADLIMSRFVEQQQQKVFNYIDSFHATAKLLSASPVLSDFLAKDLFEDASYTYRLGALMDVFASYSEAYPDIISINLVSKTGESDAYYSSNLTVAPKSYPFFDQVIQSNLSQQQFMVQKEDGTTNLYFVQRIYSVDYYLKRPQQLGFIVLKVDPSILNTSILEAPYNNTLNLLLANDGKILFSSDYKMRGHYVSEYELNKINDLADIGSLSTIELSSVDKIERLIFAAQMSGGYYYVSTIPKAVLYQSGKAISVITGLIVIISVITLPILIFIVVRNLLLNPIELLGEASHRVGDGDLSVTLPAYTTDEVGILFNDFNHMINQIKHYQEQLEEYKHHLEDKVESRTKALESMNSKLETAIAQAEQANQLKSRFLANMSHEIRTPLTAIMGFTEQLLHSDKKTNDKHHLGTILRNSKHLLELINNILDLSKIEAEKLAVEQTPLNVVQLIHDVESIIKPLAQEKQLSFTINYSLPLPHTINSDVTRLKQILINIASNAVKFTEQGQVTITAKFQAPKILTFIVEDTGIGMSANQISRLFTPFEQADATTTRRFGGTGLGLCISKNLAQLLGGDVSVTSEVGVGSCFTIDIDCHLGNGLSSNLLLTEHSQLSPEKDPQLSFATNNFDAHILVAEDNPDNQLLIKLLLQTWGLEPDIANNGAQAVEMALVNDYQLIIMDMQMPVMGGLEATKMLRDAAYDGPIIALTANVMNHDIDTYLEAGCNKALGKPIDKDALENVLVSYLHLERDNQNKWDSLLKSEKFQQINANYLASLPDYLKQIKTLYNNQDCETLRALAHSIKGSAGCFNFDDIYHSASALEQSLKGNDMTQREKRVLELITAIEQAIANK